TTCTGGCACGCAGCTGCGAGCCGCAGCTTCACTCCGCCAGACCGCCGCCCTTCCCCGCTGCCCTTCTCCTCGGCCTCTTCCCAAAAAGGAGCGAGCGGCGGCCCTCGCTGCGCCGAGGTCgaagtttgggggggggggggtgctgagcCCCCGCGGTCGCCAGCGCTTAATCTATTTATAGGGAAACACGGAGACGGGACTGAAATCCGAATTAATTCgcgtcacacacacaaaaatacagaacaccGAACAGGAGGAAATCAGATCAGCGAGGGAGAATATTACACTGACTTCCACCATTTTTAACTTTAAGATATTTTTTCCTGCCCTCTGCGAAAGCATAGCACTATCCTGCTTCCCCCTCGATGATTCTGTCGGTTCATACATGTACAAAATATGGCTCCCACAAAAGTGCCTGGAGCAAACACAAGCAATGCAAATACTCTTTTTTAGAGAAAAATTCTACTGACTCATATTCTCATATATCCACTTGACTGAAGAAaatcacacacctgcacctaccttgcatggaaaaaaacacgCATATACATTTCCATACAGGACTGCTGCATGCTCGGGGAGGGACAGCTCATCACGCGTAAGGTGGCACACCTCTCTCTTGTGCCGACAGAGCGGGTGAACTGGGTGGCCGTGCGGTGTAAATTTGTCATCGCGCCCTACAGTAAACGGCCATCCCGGGGTGCTGGTTTCACTGGAGCGCGGGGCGCAGAGCAGCATGGCCCGGGGCAGTGTGGGGGAAGCgctgggattgggggggggggggggcttcccctcctccctcctcccaccagCCACGGGACAGGGCCGCTGACTCAGCCCATAAATCAGGCACGGGAGCTCCCTGGGCCAGCACCCGCCGGGCCTGGCCGTTTGAAGTCCTTCCCAGGCCCTCAGATTTACTCTGTGTGATATATCCTCATTTTCCACCTGTCCCGCACTTCGGGGACCCCACATCTTTTCCATAAGTCACCGGGAGACGGCTGGGGGGGGGAGCCGGGGGCCCCAGGACTGTAAATAAGCGCCTCGCGCTGCCCGTGGCCGGCCGACTCGGAGCAAGCGCTGTAAATTCAAGCAGGCCGAGGCGGCGGGGGCGCAGGGCTGATCCCCGCGAGGCCCAAACACCGCgttcctgcctctctgtgctgctcccGAGGGCTGCAAGCAGGTGGGCCCACCGCCGGGGTTAACTTCTGCACATATGCCTGTCCACTCCCACAGAGAAAGGAGGTGTCATCCTAGCAGTCATCCTAACACTTCCCAGCAAAGCCaacacagctgctgctcctggGAACTCTACGCTAGGGCTGCACATCCAGCttctatatataaaaaaaaaaaaagaaaatcatctTTTGTGTCCTGAATTTCCTGATTCTCCTTTCCAGCCAGTTCTGCATCCTCTTTTCGAGCTCTCGTTCTTGGAAAGACTGAcgtcatattttaaaacaaggagaaggaaaaaaaaaaaaaaaaaacattcttgcattaaaaaaagatccCCTCGCTCAATAAGGTAAGAGGAGAACAGGCTAAAACAATCAAGTGTACCCTTTCACTGACTGAGGCAGATCAGTGACAGCCTGGATCAAACCCCCCCCCGCTATTCCCAGGACAGGATTAATTAGTTTGATTCCACTCAAAGGTCATTTTCTGTTATGCAACCTGCGCTTTTTGGGAAAGccaaacaaattacattacCAAGTCATCTTACCTAATTTGGAACTAGCAATCTAAAACAAACAAgtactatatatataaaaatgcacatacacacgcacagattttttctttttgccaaaACTCCTTATAAATATGTGCTGTATGGCATGATTGTTATTCTAAAGCGCCTCCACAGTGAGGGAGACTCAGGTCTGCGTTTCCCCCGAGCCAGATGCAGACGTCGACCCCAAAAAGCAGAGCCTGGGACTCTTTAGGGAGAACACCAATCATGTCATCACTTTCACACatggaagagaaagaaaagcaccATTTAGTGGAATAGCTGTCTGTAATTATACAGCCTCCAGAGCTGTGGCATTGTGGTGCGCCTCAACAACGCCAAGAAAAGCAACAGGGAACTAATGAACTTGGAGCCGCATTCTTCTATCACCGCTATTGCTCTCCTCTCGACGTCTAGCGTTTAGCCGTTAGCGCGCAACCCCCAGCGCTCAGAGAACGTCGCCCGTGCCCCGTGCCCTGCGACCGAGCCACTCCGAACCGCCGAtgcaccacaccccccccccccccccgcccccggtTCCGCTCCCACAGGACAGATATTCCTGCCCTCGCTCACAGTTCCCAAATcttcagagtgagagagagagagcgagagggacaTTGTCCACATGCCAGACACAGCGGCCCTTCCCAAGAAAGCAAAGATAAACTAGAGGACCTGACATCTGCTCTGCTTGGACCGTGACAATACAGCGCCTCCTGGTCCCCGCACAGGAGGTGACAGTGAGTTAATCTGGTCACCGCCCTCTGTATTTGACACCCGTCACCTCTCTACGTTTCCATGCTTAAACACGTGTTTTTCTGGAACTCTCCTGTAGGACAAATACCAAATTTTCAGGtcaaggagggaaaaaaaaaaaaaaaatcagccagtCCTGTGATGGTGCAGACAGCGGAGGAAAAGACGAGTGGCTCCTGTCTCTGGCGCTGTGCGAGGCACTGGCACCCTAGATAATGTGCCTCTTGGCAGGCAGAGGTGATGGATTGCTGATCTCATTGCGCCAGACACTGATGAGCCTGGCCTGGCCGACCCGATTCCCATCAACGCATCTCACCAGCCCTCTCCTAGGCCCATCATCGGATACTACACACCGAGGCCCTGCACGTTTGACAGCGTTATCTAGGGGATAATGGCTCTTTATGAGACGTGACCCTGGGACTGCCAGAGCTCACCTTCTCCGATGGCTTAATAGACTCATTTCAGAAGCTGGTGGGACACCTGACATCATGCTCAGTCCAGGGATGGACGTGGCTAGGAACGGCACAGCAGTGACATGCTGGGATGGGACCTATATGGGACTGCTTGCCACCACAGTTTGAAGCGCATCTCAGGGAAGAATCAGTGACGTCAGCACCACCCCCTTTCATGAAACTGTGCCTACTGTGCTTACTGAGCAACTTctagcacaacagaacataagtgcatccattcaagttgaatgagcaacagtgtcagaccaggctaacagcatcTCTGATATGTTTGGCCTGACGTGCTTCCTAAGTTGGTCCGGCTGTCAGTGACCCCATTttgaccccacccccctttgaccCCACCCTTCCTCACCGTTCTGTTCGTCCAGCTCGTTGCCGATCTCCtggcccatctgcttctgccGGCTGATGACGGCCGCGAGAGCGTCTAGGCCGGCGTCCTGCACTGCAGAGGGAAGAGCAGCAAGACTGTCCTCAGGACCGACTCTCCATCacttacagcacagagctcagatGACTACACTGCACAGCATAAACCACTGTTTAATGAACTTAGTAGTAAGTGTAATGAAAGTATtgagtgaatgtaatgtataagTGCAGGTTAAGTAATAGCATTACATGGTTTGAATGATAACATAGCCTTACAGCACGTTTGATAGTCAGGAGTAATGTTATCAAGTTTGTGCGATAGCAAAACCTCTAGCCCTCTAGACCTCTAACATCTATAATACAGTCCTGACACTATGGCCACCAAGAACTGTGTCACAACAAGGAAGCACTTAACTATGGTATTGTAACTGAACATGTGGAGCAGAAATTTGCTATGCAGATCTGCATGCGCTCAGTAGAGATGCAGTCCCTCCTACATGAGTATGTCTGGAATCTACCTTTATACCTATACAACCTGCCTCGCTCCTCATGAGGTcaatgcagagagggagagaggtgaggtGACAGAGCtccacctgctctctctgctctcacgCTGCAGTCATGGGGTTAACTCAGGCTGCCCCATGGCCTGCACTCCGTACAGAGGTAACTCCTGACAAGCTGCTGTGAACACCAGCCACGTCCCAGACGAGGGAAGCGAAGGCACATACATGGAGCCAGTGCTCCCACAGCACCGCAATCAGTAGGTCCTTCCTGTCGCATCTCGGTGGCGGTCAGTCATCGGTTGTGCAACCCTGTGGGCTTGCTGTGTGACAGAGGGGGATGTGGCGGGGGTGGCTGGATTCTTTCAGGCCTGTCCCCTCCACTAACGCGGCGGCCTGTGATGGAAAGCACAGCCAGACGCTCTGCGCGCCGCGGCCACTGACCCGCTCCCCCCCTGCCACTGCCGTTGCACAACAGGACCTAGCCTTGAGTCTCCACCAGCTCCTCAGAGCAACCCTGCAAAGCCAGCGGGGACTCCCAGGGCGCAATCATCCCCCCCCTCGAGCACGGCCCTGACTGAGCCTACAAATACATACGTACACTCTCGAAAATGCTGACATGTTCGCCCAAaaatgaaaggggggggggtggggggcaaaaacaataaaaacatacaaaaaaattccCCCTCAATTTGGATGGAGGAAGCAATTTCCTTGCAGTGTGATTTCATGAGGCAATCATGCGGAGAACAAAAAAGGGGACAAGGGCGCTTCAGGTTCCAGCCCTGTCAGTGCGGAGTGAGCGTGCCACAGCTGAATCACTCTGCGCTGCTGTGCCCCCCTCGGGCATGCCTGCTGCTATTTCCCTGACAGCCCCCGGGGGGCGGCAGCAGGCACCGCCGCACTCTTACGGTGTCAGTGGGCCAGCGCGCTGCGGGAGCGCTAggtgctgcccccccccccccttcgcgGTGACTCACGTTTCCTGAAGGAATCCCACCACACGGAGTAACTCATAAGTCTCCCGAGAGCCTGCTCACAAGCCCTTCGAACATGCCACCTCCTGCGTCGGTTCTCCGCCTAGCTCTCTCCCCTGCCTTCCAGAGGACCCACGGTCCTGCTCAGCGCCGCACACCATACTGCGCAGGGCGAGGACAAGGAGAGGGGCCACCTCCTGCGTAGCGGGGCCTGCTGTTCGAACCTCTCACCGCAAATGCCCCACCACAATTCCCACCCGAGCCGTGAATTCCAAATGCGGCTTTACTGTCCTGACATGACTAATCCAGAATACTAACACCACACTAGCGTTGGGTtgccaatgaaaacaataatggcatatcaaaagacaaaacagaagaaaaccaCGCGTTCAACAGTACGTCAAGCGACACCTAAGACAGAAGAACTGGCGTTTATACGAGACCGGTCTTTATACGTAATGCGTGTTCATGTTCGCAGAGGGACAGACTGAGCCGTGTACAGGGAGGATAAGAGGTTCTCAGCTAACTCTGTGTGTGGGGACACTCAGTATCATCCAGCGGTAACTGTGTTATAGCCATCCTTCCAGCCGGCTGAGTGAGAGCAGGGCCGGCGCGCCCCGTCAGCTCCTCACCTTCAATAatgcgctgctgctgctgcttgatCTCGGCGAATCCCAGCCCCCGCGTCTCCTCTGGCTCGTCGATCAGCCAGGGGTTCGCCAAGCCCCCCTGCCCAGCTCCGCCCGTCATCAGGGACGACCTGCGGGGGCATCACAAGTACAAGGCCACACGCCTCCCTCAACCACAGAAgcactacattacatcactgtcatttggcagacgctcttatccagagcaattcaTATGGATTACAATATTTtctatctatttatacagctggatattttctgaggctgggttaagtaccacgcctaagggtacagcggcagtgccccagcgggaatcaaaccaacaaccttttggttacaagctgtGCTGCATgccactacgctacactgccacccccgaGGCAGCACCTCATACATGCACctcacagctgtcagtcagcaggGACACGCCAAAGATTTAAGTGACAGGCATCATCGATTTCGCTAGTGGAAATAAACCCACACGTTGCACGAAAACTGTGAAGCAATCACATCTGTAACACTTATGTTTCATACTTACCGTGTACTCTAAGGAAAATCAATTTTCTTCCCttataacaataaataacactTCCCGCTTCAAACTGTATAGATCAGAAggcatgttatttatttatttaggctTCACTTTTCTAGAAAGCCGAGTGAGTTTTTGTGCATTGTGAAATGGCAGGGCTCGCGGTAAACAGTGCTGGATAATTACATGCAGACCAGGGGTTTGAGAAGAACTTAACAGTGACATAGCAGCAGACTAGCGAGGTCTGTTATGTTGTATTAAGAATGTTATGCGGTTTTATGCTATTCTTCTGATAATCAAGAAAAGCTGCATTTGAACCTTGAAGCTGTCTGGCCGCAAAGATTCAAGGTCTTTTCTGAAGTAGGAGCTCATCTCAGGGAGAGCTCCAATCCTGAACACAGCCACCTACTGGTAAGATAGAGGTATTGCTTCTGAAACACAACTGGGCTGCCTTGGTAAGAAAAGTATTTTCTTGGGTGCTCAATCCTGGTCTtggtaggggggggggtcacagtgcagcaggttttccagctctctttGAAGaggtaaaaatgtatatgctGCGAGGGGGGGTGTTAATTGGTTCTATTATAGCAGTAATTAGTTAAATAGAGTGCTTAAGTGCCCAGGTGCAGAGGTATCCTCCTGGACCGCTGCCTTCCAGGAGGTGGTTTGGGTTTGGGCAGGAGCAGCTGAAGTGCACAGGAACCTCAGGTCTCCTCATGAAAACACTTTCCTCACCGCAGCCCCACTTAACGCCAGATGGCACGCATACCCATAAATCGCGGCGGCGCTAGGCATGCCGCGAATCGTTTCAGGAGAAAACTGCAATTCGCAGTCATGCTGCCTAGGCCCCCGCCAGAGCCCTCTGCCAAGCAGAGACCCTAAAGCCTGACATCACGAACGCCGCCGATACAGGAAAAATGGTCAAAAACACCAGTATGTTTCCAATCAACATCTTcagcaaatgtttttcttggtCCGTTCTTCTCTCGAGAGTTGGTTGGGACAAAATGGAAACAAGAGAGCATAAACACGAGCGTGTGACTATATATCCGACCTGAAGTACATTTAAATCAGTTTTGGTACTACTACTACACATTATGCAAATGGGTAAGTTTGTCATGCTAATACAAGGCACTCAAATTTCAGAGATCCAGCATTTGCCTTGGCATCACCTTAAAGTATGAATCACAGAAGTTAAACATATCTTCAGGGTaggcatcttttttttcctatgacTTCCATTGGAAAAACTATTCTGAACTTGTTTAAGAAATAATTGATCAAAACAAAGAACGTAATTTACAGGCTGCTGATTTGACTGCTCACTGCTTTAATTACATGTCTTTAAAACGGAACCACAATTACTTTGGCGCAGCTAATCAAGTAGTAATCACGCTTGTTTGGGACAGGTTGTCCCTGATTGGTGCTAATCGGGGTTGCTCACCTCTGTTGAGAATAggcattttttctctcttttgaaCTAAGCTGAAGAGGAGGCAATTTGAGGCTATTTAGAGTACTGTCTCTCTTCTGCAATGAGGTACTATTAATCTACTAGCAACCATGACATGAGGTCAGCAGTTGGCGCAAATTTTTCTGACATGTTTGGTAACTATCTTACTGCAGGACAGCTCTccacttcctccttcctctgatCTCTGCCAGGTTAGCAGTGTGAAGATGAAAGTTTATCCAATTAACCACCCAGTGAGTCTGCCAAGTTAATCAGGCTGATCGCAGAACACCGTCACACTACAGTGCTACCAGGGCCTGCTTCTGAAGGCCAGATTTAACTAATTACAACTTTTTGCATTACGATCAAATATAAAAGAGAGAGTCTTGGAAAGGAGGGGGGATTCTGAGCCTTGAAATATAGGCGCCATGTCCCTTTCTGCTTGATTAAAGGCTAATCTTCCGCGAATGTATTGTTTCACGAATACGGTAAGCCCCCTTGCCCcttctgaaaaaatgaaatagctTAGATTATTCAAGCAAGGCTAATACCCACACCCCAGACAAAGACCACACACTTGGtatccctcctccccctcccccaatttTAAAGTAGTTTTATTGGACTGACATAAAACTGTAAAGTCACATGATTAACAATGGCCATGCAAATAATTAGTTAGCATTTGATTTAGTTACACACTACTGGTGTAATTGGTATAAGATCTAATAAAGATTAAAAGGCTTTGCCACCATGTTTAATGCCTAAGTGGATTAATCTAACTGAGAATGGcagtaaaatgtacaaaagaaGTTAGGAGTCAGACTAATAAAGGATTGATTTTCAAGCCTCCCAGGTTGATCAATCACCGATTGATCTTTGACTTCACTATcaacccatttttttttctttcataacaATACCGCAGTCCTGTCTTAGCACACGGAGCTGGCTCTGCACAGTGTCGTTTCAAAAACCCTCACATTAAGCCTCCTGGCCTGGACAAGGCCCTTTCAGAAAGAGCCTGACGCTGTTGGACAGAAGGGTTAGACCTCcactcacaaaaaaaacaaaagcagaggAAGTCCAGACCAGAACTGCATTTCCCTTCCTGTCCAAATACTTGTCACCTGGATCATGCAGTTCAGGCTCAATACAAAATAATGACTGCCTGTTCCCAAGCTACTGTACAAAGCTGTCACTTAGATTAAgagtaatacacacacaggataTAGCTGATGGCATACAGCTCTTTATCCCATCCATTTGTGAGAGGATGTGAGCTCAGTGGACAGTGTTAAACTATAAACTGGGGTTAAAGGGTTATTTCTTTTAACAGCCCCCATGCTCACTTCCAGGAGGCACCAGGCGTGTGATCAGCAGTGCAGGACGCTTAATGAATGAAATAGCTCAGAAGTCAGCCACTTTGAAAGGCACGGAGACTTCCGCCCATACAGCGGGTCAAGCCGTGGGTCAGGCCAGGTCAGAGAGAAGAAATGCGGACATTTCTGCGGGCAGCTGCCCATGGCCACAACTTCTGAGCTCCTCCTGGATCACCCCTGGACCTGCTTACCCATCACGGGCGCAATGTGGTCAgaaagcaggagaaggagaacagTACAGCGcttgcattgtgggtaataaCTTCACAACCTCGTGCTCGACTTCAGGTTGAGAAAGTGCCTTCAGAATAACTGATGATTCCTTTGCTGATTAACACCATGTTCCTACCGGGAGACAAAAGTCAGTGGTACTTGTTCTCAGAAGTACCTTGAGGACTCaggctctgtgacatcacccctGAATGTGGCGTTGAGATGCTTTTCCCTCGTGACAAGGTCATCCACAAGGTTCTGCCTTCTGTCGGCTTCTGACTGCATTCTGAAGGTGTTGGCACGCTAAGGTCTCTAAATAGCATTTCATGTGATTTACTTTAGTGGATCTAATGCCTAGTGAGAACAAGAGATACAGGAACTGAAGGAGGCACACAATGACGCAGGCTGCACAAGCACTCCTATTTATTGAAgaacactgccccctacaggcgTTCAACAGAATATAGGTGCAGATTTCCTTAAGCACAATAATTTCTCTGACTTTAAATAAGAATATATGCTCCTTATACAGCTGCATACAAAAGACAATGTAGGATGGATTCCACTAATTGTTCCACCCATCTAAGAGGTGTGGAAGTCCTTGTCAAGTTTCCATGCGGTAGAGTGCTGTATTCCTTCAGCAGAATACAGTGCACCTGTCTTGGAATGAAAGGATACATGCGGCGTGAGGATGCAGCTCGGAGAAGAGTCTCTCTCAGCTGGGCTATTTGTTGCTTCAGCCTCTGCAGGGATGCTCTAAGGGTCATGTTGAGCTAGACAGACAAAATCAAGGagcaaaacacattcatgtCCCAACAACGTAACACAATACCATTAACTGGGTCTTCaaattactcttttttttttttttttttacaataattcAAAACAAAGTGAAACAACTAGAATGAGCCTTCTGAGCAAAATATTGTAGGTTAAAATCCCAGGAGGCATACATAGAGAAATGgaccacacagtcacagtcataGTCACGTTACGCAGCAAAGTCCCCCTTGATAAGTGTGTCatcttaatattattattattatgtatcaATCACCTTAGCGGGGTTCCCCCCCGTTCTCTGTTGTCTGTTCCTCTCATGAATATTTTCCGCAATTTCCTGAGCCAGGCGGCATGTGGCATCATAATTCTGTAACCTAGAAAGCAGAGAGGGTAGGCTTTTACTACCAATTCCCAAGACATTATGAAAGTAACATGTTTAAATTAATAGGTACAGAGCAAATTAATTGTTCTGTGCAAAATAATTCCACCTTGATATAGCCATGAGCACATGTGTATACAAACAGCTAGGTTATAATATCAACGTATCTACACAGGTAGCTAGCACATATATTAAGTTCGGTATTTCTGCATTATAGCTAACATTGGCTCATTTCATGAAAAGGGGCCAGTTTTTGCATTTCCTTCCAAGAATGTCTTGAGCATTGGTACGTTCATTTGCCGTGGTGATTCAAACATAGGAAAATGtataattcataaataatttgaGATAAGAATTATTAAAGTAGTATTTTTGCCTACACAGGGAAAGTAATTAGATTGTTGTATAAACCCCACACCCTGATGATATGAGATTCCACACTACTTTTCTGTGCACATACTACAGAATATCACAGAAAAAATTATACCTAAATTCTAAACAGACCTCAACGGCCATATATATATCAAGGCATACAAACTGTGTTCATATTACACCAAGACTGTCACTGGATATTGTGCAGGTCATTCATTACTATATATTAACAATACATAACATGTATATAAAAccctaaaatgacaaaatataaacaacTTCAGTTAATCATGTTACAGAAACTATgttttgctcacactcacaTCTCCATCTGACAAACGTGTGAAccaactttaaaaaatatatcaaaaatacaTCATGCCTAAAGAGGTCCCATTTCACATGGAATGATCCAAATGTCCCAACTCTCAAGTGAAGCTGCAACATGCTATAAATGTTTGTCAGCTAAATGTTCTTTCATGCAACCGGTATCCTTAGCAATATAGACATCTCTCTACTCACTTTCAATGCACAAGTGACGTTAGAGAAAATCACGTGAACAGAAACTATTTAGTGTAATCCAACTAGACCGCCAGCTACATTACACGTTAGATAGTCAACGTTATGTGGTTTTGTTATAGCCGCCCTGATGTATACGTTGGGCAACATTAGTTAACCATGTGTCCAGCTAGCTACAATGTTGTTTCTGTACTCCCAACCATCGATTGAGTACTCGTGATTTTTATTAGCCAACAGCCTGATGCGTCTCATTTACCCTACTAAGTCTAGCTACCAAGCTACTTTCGAATCGTTACTTGCTGGCTAATGATAGCCAGAAATGACAGCCACCTAATATTGATATATCGAaagttagttagctaaccaACTGTGGGTTATCGTATCGCATTGACCAAATCTGACCAGCTACTCAGCggacaaaacatgaaaaaacaacatctcCCTCTCCAAACCGCTTGCTGTTAATTTAGCTTACTAGCAAAGAAAAGACTGTATGCTGGCTGACATTCAACAAGGAAGTTTAGAAACGCACGCTCGTTTGCTTACCAGGGATCTTGAGACATAATTCTGTCAGAGCAACACTGCTGATATCTTTATTAATCTCGCTAATTAGATCTAGCGAGGTAATGTAGCAGGCAAAGTGCTTAGAAAAACAACTACCCACTTCACCAGACTTCCTCGTTTAATGTTACGTCATAACTGTATCCCAAAAGGGATAAACTATACGAAACGCAAACGCGGTATAGGCTTCCGCACGGTAGATCGGTTGCTTCGTTTTTCACCCTTGAATGAAATCCCTTTTCCAGCAGCTAACGTTAAggtttaaatgttaatttaagcTTTCTGGGGAAAAACTGTACAGCATATACTTTAACATACTTATTCGGTTGATATCTTTTTGTAAACaagataaaaaattaaagatATGAATTCATGGAactcaaaataatgaaatcactGCAACGTGAATTGTATGTAGCTTAATAAATAATCTTAAGTGATGTGTTTTCCATAAAGTAGCGTTATTTGGTTTTCCTGCCAGGAGAATTTTTAGATGCACGGGATAAGGTTAATAAATTAGTCATAAATATAGAGTTAATAATCATTCAGACGTGttctgaagacacatctcttcagactctatcTGGACTGACCCATCACATCTGAAAACTACcgtctcattgtggaactgtacacatcctgtccctgtactgtcactatacttgctgtatgcacttttgtacatcgctttggagaaaagcatctgctaaataaataaatgtaaatgtaatatgtaaatacatgtgCTGCATAAATGTATCTGTCTCGTACTGTGACATTGAAACCCTCATTTCAGATTACGTGCTACAGGGGCTTTGTGTTTCATGGCTAAACAACTGGTGTTTGGACAAAAACAATAATCATTGCGTGAAAAATCACTTGTTTGTAATGTATTCTTGGAATGTAGTCACTCATCTGACATTGCAATATCTTAGTACTAAAACAATTTCTGtttatgttatatatgttattatGTTACTAATAAGGTGCTTGAAATTCCGAAAGAGTTTATAATTAccacaaaaatgtgttatacAGTTATAACTACACTTATTACCTCTGAATGCTGAATCACTGTTTTGTCAACACAAACAAGGTAACAAACAAgagacactgaaacacagaagaTACTACTCTTCTCTTGTGAATTCAAGCAACACACAATAGTCAAGCTTATAGTGAAGGAAAGTTGTTATCTGGGTGGATAGATATAGCATCAAATCTGCTACATTCCACTC
This genomic stretch from Megalops cyprinoides isolate fMegCyp1 chromosome 1, fMegCyp1.pri, whole genome shotgun sequence harbors:
- the stx8 gene encoding syntaxin-8 translates to MSQDPWLQNYDATCRLAQEIAENIHERNRQQRTGGNPAKLNMTLRASLQRLKQQIAQLRETLLRAASSRRIMQSEADRRQNLVDDLVTREKHLNATFRGDVTEPESSRSSLMTGGAGQGGLANPWLIDEPEETRGLGFAEIKQQQQRIIEVQDAGLDALAAVISRQKQMGQEIGNELDEQNEIIDDLTHLVDKTDDRIRNETRRVKIVETKSANCGMLVVIVLLLIAIVVVAVWPTS